One genomic window of Polyangiaceae bacterium includes the following:
- a CDS encoding winged helix-turn-helix transcriptional regulator yields MRTQNLGGPALFRLVRFWSRRWATLPMSPHLAHVQVAEAVHAAALRRREVSIAEIAEELGLDRSGASRMVSAAAEAGCVVKRVAGDDARRSQIELTRRGRALLRAAHHWQQSTFERLTATWPDEDAQRFASYLLRLSKQALVEGTL; encoded by the coding sequence ATGCGCACGCAAAATCTTGGTGGCCCCGCGCTGTTTCGCCTGGTGCGTTTTTGGTCGAGGCGCTGGGCCACTTTGCCGATGTCCCCCCATCTCGCTCACGTTCAAGTCGCCGAGGCAGTGCACGCCGCCGCCCTCCGCAGGCGGGAGGTCTCCATCGCCGAAATCGCGGAAGAACTCGGTCTGGACCGATCGGGAGCGAGTCGAATGGTGAGCGCCGCGGCCGAAGCTGGTTGCGTCGTCAAGCGCGTCGCTGGCGACGACGCCCGACGAAGTCAAATCGAACTGACAAGGCGTGGACGCGCCCTGCTCCGCGCTGCGCACCATTGGCAGCAATCAACCTTCGAACGCCTAACAGCGACCTGGCCGGATGAAGATGCTCAGCGTTTCGCAAGCTATCTGCTGCGACTCTCGAAGCAAGCGCTCGTGGAGGGAACACTGTGA
- a CDS encoding VOC family protein: protein MSVVLDHLVIPVRDRHTSAAFVAWLLDATQQADVGAFTPVEVGALTLKFDDRFPCSVGHYAFAVDAETFFRIAQRLVASSVNFGSSPEAGWDRAFGSADQTIRVYVEDANGHHYEFFATGTPPRGSARPLVD, encoded by the coding sequence GTGAGCGTTGTTCTGGATCACCTAGTCATTCCGGTGCGGGATCGACATACCTCCGCCGCCTTCGTCGCCTGGCTACTCGATGCGACGCAGCAAGCCGATGTCGGGGCGTTCACCCCCGTTGAAGTGGGCGCCCTGACGCTCAAGTTCGATGACCGCTTTCCTTGCAGCGTCGGACACTATGCATTCGCAGTGGACGCGGAGACATTCTTCCGAATTGCGCAACGATTGGTCGCATCCAGCGTGAACTTCGGATCCAGCCCGGAAGCCGGGTGGGATCGCGCGTTCGGAAGCGCCGACCAAACGATTCGGGTCTACGTGGAGGACGCGAATGGCCACCACTATGAGTTCTTCGCAACTGGAACACCGCCACGCGGGAGCGCGCGCCCTTTGGTCGATTGA
- a CDS encoding helix-turn-helix transcriptional regulator: protein MHSYGQYCPISRASEILAERWTLLILRNLLLGCTRFNDIASGLPGISRSLLVARLRTLEDKGVVVTSKIAGRRGKEYQLTKAGRALWHVIRPLAAWGERWIELQPQHTDPSFVLWAWTHVHLRRELLPKRRVVVEFDFPEQPLSYQRFWMLIERGAAELCYDHPGFDVDVSVWARSQAFTEWHIGRIEWGDALSAGYIRVEGPRQLARALPTWNARALPA, encoded by the coding sequence ATGCACAGCTACGGCCAGTATTGTCCCATCTCCCGCGCTTCAGAAATCCTCGCGGAAAGATGGACGCTGCTCATCCTGCGCAATTTGTTGCTCGGGTGTACACGCTTCAACGATATCGCGAGTGGCCTGCCGGGGATCTCCCGCTCGCTGTTGGTGGCCCGCTTGCGCACCCTCGAGGACAAGGGAGTGGTCGTCACGTCGAAGATCGCCGGCCGTCGGGGCAAGGAATACCAGCTGACCAAGGCCGGGCGCGCGCTCTGGCACGTGATCCGTCCGCTGGCGGCTTGGGGAGAACGCTGGATTGAACTCCAACCTCAGCATACCGATCCGAGCTTTGTGCTTTGGGCTTGGACTCACGTCCACCTGCGACGGGAACTCCTGCCGAAGCGTCGCGTGGTCGTCGAGTTTGACTTTCCGGAGCAGCCGCTCAGCTATCAGCGGTTTTGGATGCTGATCGAGCGTGGAGCCGCGGAGCTCTGCTACGACCATCCGGGTTTCGACGTCGACGTCTCGGTCTGGGCGCGTTCCCAAGCCTTCACCGAATGGCATATTGGGCGCATCGAGTGGGGGGATGCTTTGAGCGCGGGCTACATCCGCGTGGAGGGGCCGAGGCAATTGGCGCGCGCGCTCCCCACCTGGAACGCCCGAGCGCTTCCAGCTTGA
- a CDS encoding NAD(P)-dependent oxidoreductase: MKILVTGSAGHLGEALMRLLHSSLHVATGVDLLPGPYTTQVGDIADRRFVASAVRGVDAILHTATLHKPHVATHAKQAFVDTNITGTLNLLEEALAQGCRSLIFTSTTSTFGHALVPAAGAPAAWITEDVRPIPKNIYGVTKTAAEDLCELFQRKHGLPVLVLKTSRFFPEADDSAATRAGFDDLNAKVNELLYRRLDVEDAARAHLLALERAEEIGFGRYILSATSPFKRDDLQLLRTDPAEVVSRYVDFQLEYQKRGWRLFNSIDRVYDNSKARVELGWEPVHTFEHALECLKRGASPFSELMRQIGSKGYHPGQLFEGEPFPVD; the protein is encoded by the coding sequence ATGAAGATCTTGGTCACTGGGAGCGCGGGACACCTCGGTGAGGCGTTGATGCGCCTGCTTCACTCTTCGCTTCACGTCGCCACCGGCGTCGACCTGCTCCCAGGCCCGTACACCACGCAGGTGGGAGACATCGCCGACCGACGGTTCGTTGCCAGCGCGGTCCGTGGCGTGGATGCGATTCTCCACACAGCGACCTTGCACAAACCTCATGTCGCCACCCACGCGAAGCAAGCGTTCGTCGACACCAACATCACCGGGACACTGAACCTCCTGGAAGAGGCCCTGGCTCAGGGCTGCCGCTCACTGATCTTCACCTCGACTACTAGCACTTTTGGTCACGCGCTCGTGCCTGCCGCGGGAGCACCGGCTGCCTGGATCACGGAGGACGTACGCCCCATCCCGAAGAACATCTACGGCGTCACCAAGACGGCCGCCGAAGATCTGTGTGAGCTGTTTCAGCGCAAGCACGGCCTGCCGGTGTTGGTGCTCAAGACATCGCGCTTCTTTCCAGAGGCGGACGACAGTGCAGCGACGCGAGCAGGCTTTGACGACCTAAACGCCAAGGTCAACGAGCTGCTCTACCGGCGCCTCGACGTGGAGGACGCCGCGCGCGCCCACCTGCTCGCGCTCGAGCGCGCGGAGGAGATCGGCTTTGGGCGCTACATCTTGAGCGCCACCTCACCCTTCAAGCGGGACGATCTGCAGCTGCTCCGCACGGATCCAGCCGAGGTCGTGAGCCGCTACGTCGACTTCCAGTTGGAATATCAGAAGCGCGGTTGGCGCCTCTTCAACTCCATCGATCGCGTCTACGACAACTCCAAGGCGCGCGTTGAGCTGGGTTGGGAGCCGGTGCACACCTTCGAGCACGCCTTGGAGTGCCTCAAGCGAGGCGCCTCACCCTTTAGCGAGTTGATGCGGCAAATCGGCAGCAAGGGCTACCACCCAGGGCAACTCTTCGAGGGTGAACCTTTCCCTGTGGATTAA
- a CDS encoding SDR family NAD(P)-dependent oxidoreductase, which translates to MARSDFGHDTTTSEVLAGVDLTGQLALVTGGSSGLGVETARALAAHGAEVVITARNLEKAEAVAKKIREETSARVSVEQLELDRLASVRAFATRFLERNPKLQLLINNAGVMACPKGETSDGFEQQFGTNHLGHFLLTGLLVPALLAGAPARIVNLSSRGHFISPLNLEDPNFEQRDYDKWVAYGQAKTANVLHAVELERRLGARGVHAYAVHPGVIITELIRHMDQEDFEGFRKRGTTSRMKTVEAGAATTVYAATAPELAERGGCYLEDCHVSEVNDDPTATAGVRSYAVDPQLAQRLWAESERLVAERFTF; encoded by the coding sequence ATGGCTCGCAGCGATTTTGGGCACGACACCACGACCTCCGAGGTGCTTGCTGGCGTCGATTTGACGGGACAGCTCGCCCTGGTGACCGGAGGCTCCAGCGGCCTCGGCGTCGAGACTGCACGCGCGCTGGCGGCTCATGGCGCTGAGGTGGTGATCACCGCCCGCAACTTGGAGAAGGCCGAGGCGGTCGCGAAAAAGATCCGTGAGGAAACATCTGCGAGGGTAAGCGTTGAACAGCTCGAGCTCGATCGCCTAGCCAGTGTTCGCGCCTTCGCGACGCGGTTTCTCGAACGAAACCCGAAGCTCCAGCTACTGATCAACAACGCCGGGGTGATGGCCTGCCCCAAGGGCGAAACGAGCGACGGCTTCGAGCAGCAATTCGGTACGAACCATCTCGGGCACTTTCTGCTGACCGGGCTCTTGGTGCCCGCGTTGCTGGCTGGGGCACCGGCGCGCATCGTGAATCTCTCGAGTCGGGGGCATTTTATCTCGCCACTGAACCTCGAGGATCCAAACTTCGAGCAGCGCGACTACGACAAGTGGGTCGCGTACGGCCAAGCCAAGACAGCAAATGTTCTCCATGCCGTGGAGCTCGAGCGGCGTCTCGGCGCGCGAGGCGTTCACGCCTACGCCGTGCACCCTGGCGTGATCATCACCGAGCTCATCCGGCACATGGACCAGGAAGACTTCGAAGGCTTCCGCAAGCGCGGCACCACTTCGCGCATGAAGACCGTCGAAGCCGGTGCGGCGACGACGGTCTACGCCGCGACCGCGCCGGAGCTTGCAGAGCGCGGTGGTTGCTACCTCGAGGATTGCCACGTCTCCGAGGTGAACGACGACCCCACCGCGACTGCCGGCGTGCGTTCCTACGCGGTAGACCCGCAGCTCGCTCAGCGCCTGTGGGCGGAGTCTGAGCGGCTGGTTGCAGAGCGCTTCACGTTTTAG
- a CDS encoding methyltransferase domain-containing protein, with translation MTNESTGQVSANAAEIYELFFVPALFSEWAPRVVEATGLASHERALDVACGTGVVARQLALCAGPERVHALDRNAGMLEVARRHADGISWHEGRAEALPFPDESFDVLTCQFGLMFFEDRIAALREMQRVLRPGGRLCLAVWGPLESTPGYHAMTELLRELFGPAIAQELAAPYCLGDREALSALLTKAWGTPPCITSLVGSGRFPSLSDWIHTDVKGWTLADRIDAAGLSRLLEEAPKRLARFVLPDGQVEFASPGHLASWTKPQQDV, from the coding sequence ATGACCAATGAATCCACGGGACAGGTCTCCGCGAACGCCGCGGAGATCTATGAGCTGTTCTTCGTGCCTGCGCTGTTCTCCGAATGGGCACCACGCGTCGTGGAAGCCACAGGCCTGGCCTCGCATGAGCGGGCGCTAGACGTCGCCTGCGGAACCGGGGTCGTTGCCCGTCAGCTCGCCCTCTGCGCAGGCCCTGAACGAGTGCACGCGCTGGACCGCAACGCGGGCATGCTCGAGGTCGCACGCCGCCACGCCGATGGCATCTCCTGGCACGAAGGCAGAGCTGAAGCGCTGCCGTTTCCCGATGAGAGCTTCGATGTGCTCACCTGCCAGTTCGGTCTGATGTTTTTCGAGGATCGGATCGCCGCGCTTCGCGAGATGCAGCGGGTCTTACGCCCCGGCGGTCGGCTGTGTCTGGCCGTTTGGGGCCCCCTCGAGAGCACCCCTGGCTACCACGCGATGACCGAGCTCCTGCGCGAGCTATTTGGACCCGCGATCGCGCAGGAACTGGCAGCGCCCTACTGTCTCGGCGACCGCGAAGCATTGAGCGCCCTGCTGACTAAGGCGTGGGGAACCCCACCATGCATCACGAGCCTGGTGGGCTCTGGGCGCTTCCCGTCGCTATCCGACTGGATCCACACGGATGTAAAAGGGTGGACGCTCGCGGACCGCATCGACGCGGCGGGACTCAGTCGCCTGCTCGAGGAAGCCCCCAAACGCTTAGCCAGGTTCGTGCTACCCGACGGACAGGTCGAGTTCGCGAGCCCGGGCCATCTCGCGAGCTGGACCAAGCCCCAGCAGGATGTTTGA
- a CDS encoding NAD(P)-dependent alcohol dehydrogenase: MRAVARDSYGGPEVLRLTELDVPRPAAGEVLVRVAAAGVGADEWHLLRGLPYASRLVTGLTTPKNQLLGLDLAGVVVGVGEGVTEFAVGDEVFGWSAGAYAEYVAVPANQLLVKPHNLSLAEAAVVPISGFTALQALRDAGQLKAGQRVLINGASGGVGSFAVQIAKALGAHVTGVASSRNQDFVRSLGADEVIDYTREDFTEGPARYDLIVDLAQSHSLEETRRALTERGSLVLVGSSARNELSGRLRWFKGTDRWFKALFLSLFSRQRLVPLVHEDKLTDLAFLRELIEAGKLRPVVTQRFGLGEVRRAIAATEGHSVRGKLVIEV, from the coding sequence ATGCGTGCCGTCGCGCGCGATAGCTACGGCGGTCCCGAGGTACTTCGGCTCACCGAGCTCGACGTGCCCAGGCCTGCTGCGGGTGAAGTTCTGGTGCGCGTGGCTGCGGCGGGCGTCGGGGCGGATGAGTGGCACCTCTTGCGCGGGTTGCCATACGCGTCGCGGTTGGTGACCGGACTCACCACGCCGAAGAACCAGCTGCTGGGGCTCGACCTCGCGGGGGTCGTTGTGGGAGTGGGGGAGGGCGTGACTGAGTTCGCGGTGGGCGACGAAGTGTTTGGTTGGAGCGCCGGCGCGTACGCGGAGTACGTCGCAGTGCCCGCGAACCAGCTGCTTGTGAAGCCCCACAACTTATCCCTCGCGGAAGCGGCCGTCGTTCCCATCTCCGGCTTCACGGCGCTCCAAGCCCTGCGTGACGCAGGGCAACTCAAGGCCGGGCAACGCGTGCTCATCAACGGCGCCTCCGGCGGAGTCGGCAGCTTCGCCGTGCAAATCGCCAAGGCGCTTGGGGCACACGTAACGGGCGTCGCTAGCTCGAGAAATCAGGACTTCGTGCGGTCGCTCGGCGCCGATGAGGTGATTGACTACACGCGCGAGGACTTCACCGAGGGGCCCGCGCGCTACGACCTGATCGTGGATCTGGCGCAGAGCCACTCCCTTGAAGAGACCCGACGGGCGCTCACCGAGCGTGGCAGCTTGGTGTTGGTTGGCTCTTCGGCGCGCAACGAACTTTCGGGGCGCCTGCGCTGGTTCAAGGGCACGGATCGCTGGTTCAAGGCGCTGTTCCTGTCGCTCTTCAGTAGGCAACGCCTGGTGCCATTGGTGCACGAAGACAAGCTGACTGACCTCGCGTTTCTGCGCGAGTTGATCGAGGCCGGTAAGCTTCGCCCGGTCGTGACGCAGCGCTTTGGGCTCGGC
- a CDS encoding TetR/AcrR family transcriptional regulator, protein MPKAAKPTRSRASRSRAAEPKPTREPLSRERILEAALGLANRSGIAGLSMRKLGDELGVEAMSLYNHIANKDELIDALIDRVVSEIELPTTDEHWKAAMRKRAVSAREVFKRYPWVTALMETRKNPGPAALRYYDSVIGCLRRGGFSIAMAAHAFALVDSYLYGFALQEQSLPFETPDEANAVAEEMLEELPLKEFPYLTEMIVDHAMKPGYSFAAEFEYGLDLILDGLERTKKKR, encoded by the coding sequence ATGCCCAAGGCCGCCAAACCCACTCGCTCCCGGGCAAGCCGCTCGAGAGCCGCGGAGCCCAAGCCAACCCGCGAACCCCTGAGTCGCGAACGCATCCTCGAAGCCGCGCTCGGTCTCGCCAACCGAAGTGGGATCGCTGGGCTCTCCATGCGCAAGCTGGGCGACGAGCTCGGCGTGGAGGCCATGTCGCTCTACAATCACATCGCGAACAAGGACGAACTGATCGACGCCTTGATCGACCGAGTCGTCAGCGAGATCGAGCTGCCTACCACGGACGAGCACTGGAAAGCGGCGATGCGCAAGCGCGCCGTTTCCGCGCGAGAAGTGTTCAAGCGCTACCCTTGGGTGACCGCGTTGATGGAGACACGCAAGAACCCGGGCCCCGCGGCGCTGCGCTACTACGACTCGGTGATCGGCTGTCTGCGCCGCGGCGGCTTCTCGATCGCCATGGCAGCACACGCCTTCGCCCTCGTCGATAGCTACCTATATGGCTTCGCCCTGCAAGAGCAGAGCCTGCCCTTCGAGACGCCGGACGAAGCAAACGCCGTGGCCGAGGAGATGCTAGAAGAGCTTCCGCTGAAAGAGTTCCCCTACCTCACGGAAATGATCGTCGACCACGCGATGAAGCCCGGTTACAGCTTCGCCGCGGAGTTCGAGTACGGGCTCGATCTGATCCTCGACGGCCTCGAGCGCACGAAGAAGAAACGATGA